In Aegilops tauschii subsp. strangulata cultivar AL8/78 chromosome 3, Aet v6.0, whole genome shotgun sequence, one genomic interval encodes:
- the LOC109768109 gene encoding tau-cadinol synthase-like, with product MASGVAAGGGARACIKSGQGHATFVSATKNPRKVMAKPSCCMKINGGFAAGARSARQGRQSVASPLAAAAAPQKQSGFEPSAWGDFFTGYEPEPLQRSEEWMLVRANELKEDVCMMFKSCNNMAMQICLLDTLQHLGIDYHFKEQIDTMLSQIVESDFFSSSSLSEVALGFHLLREHGRWVSPAHLHVHGEPTLEEAITFARHNLRSMRGSDLKTPLANQVKRALHIPLPWACKRIETLHYISEYKEEEGYNPVLLELAKLDFNLLQHVHLKELKAITEWWDNFSTNIGLSYIRCRVVESYTWAYVVYYQRGFKLPRRIIAMMIVLITTVDDTYDTHATIDDCRKLHEAIQSNSDDLCRLSEADIPPLPLIRPIQEYLKRLYMELRITFKNIEDEVPVNVDYNVSYLRKAFQNHVSGYLQEAEWSHNNHWPKFEDQVNLTSLTIGGPTLSLSVMAGVDRKIMKQSLDWAAGVPDVVIAGGKIVRFMNDIAAFKRRKCKGDAASSVECYIHEHGVTDKVAIARIDEIIEEEWKILNQARFENHALLPALQQIIDLTRSSSLFYDNRNDVYTLSTHLHETVESLFLKPI from the exons ATGGCATCCGGCGTTGCTGCGGGTGGCGGAGCCAGAGCGTGCATCAAGTCTGGGCAAGGTCATGCAACTTTTGTCTCAGCGACCAAAAACCCAAGAAAAGTAATGGCGAAACCATCATGCTGTATGAAAATTAATGGAGGCTTCGCCGCCGGAGCCCGGTCAGCCCGACAAGGTCGTCAGTCTGTGGCCTCGCCACTGGCTGCTGCCGCTGCTCCTCAAAAGCAGTCTGGCTTTGAACCCTCAGCATGGGGCGACTTCTTTACTGGATATGAGCCAGAACCACTGCAG AGGTCTGAGGAATGGATGTTGGTGAGAGCTAATGAACTGAAGGAAGATGTATGCATGATGTTTAAGTCTTGTAACAATATGGCAATGCAAATTTGCTTACTGGATACACTCCAACATCTCGGAATAGATTACCACTTTAAAGAGCAGATCGACACTATGCTAAGCCAGATCGTGGAAAGTGATTTTTTTAGTAGCTCAAGCCTCAGTGAAGTTGCTCTGGGGTTTCACTTGCTTCGGGAGCATGGCCGTTGGGTTTCTCCAG CTCATCTTCATGTTCATGGTGAGCCAACACTCGAAGAAGCCATAACTTTTGCAAGGCATAATCTTAGATCAATGAGGGGTAGTGATCTCAAGACCCCACTAGCTAATCAAGTCAAACGGGCCCTTCACATACCACTGCCATGGGCCTGTAAGAGGATAGAAACACTGCATTATATCTCTGAGTACAAAGAAGAGGAAGGATATAACCCGGTTCTACTCGAGCTCGCAAAACTGGATTTTAACCTTCTACAACATGTCCACTTGAAGGAGCTCAAAGCCATTACTGA GTGGTGGGACAACTTTTCTACAAATATTGGACTAAGTTATATTCGTTGTCGCGTGGTAGAGAGCTACACTTGGGCCTATGTGGTATATTATCAGAGAGGTTTCAAACTACCAAGACGCATTATCGCAATGATGATTGTACTTATTACCACTGTGGATGACACATATGATACCCATGCCACGATAGATGATTGTCGGAAGTTACATGAAGCCATACAAAG CAACAGTGATGACTTGTGTCGCCTCAGTGAGGCCGACATCCCACCATTGCCGTTAATTAGACCAATTCAAG AGTACCTGAAGAGGTTGTATATGGAGTTGCGGATAACATTTAAGAATATTGAGGATGAAGTGCCAGTCAACGTCGACTACAATGTTTCCTACCTTAGAAAAGCG TTTCAAAATCATGTCAGCGGTTACCTACAAGAGGCCGAATGGTCACACAATAATCACTGGCCAAAATTTGAAGATCAAGTAAATTTGACTAGCCTAACGATAGGCGGACCAACACTATCGCTGAGTGTGATGGCAGGCGTGGATAGAAAAATAATGAAGCAGTCACTCGATTGGGCAGCTGGCGTACCCGACGTTGTCATAGCAGGTGGAAAGATTGTACGTTTTATGAACGACATTGCTGCATTTAAG CGTCGGAAGTGCAAGGGTGACGCAGCAAGCTCCGTGGAGTGTTACATCCATGAGCATGGAGTCACAGACAAGGTGGCCATTGCAAGGATCGATGAAATAATAGAAGAGGAATG